One Cellulomonas soli DNA window includes the following coding sequences:
- a CDS encoding TetR/AcrR family transcriptional regulator, producing MNTVSSKAQAVRPGRPRSQERRLAVLHAAAELALEDAAAPTMDAIATRAGVSRTTLYKWWPSPSAVLLEGLLEHFHESIELDDALPVREALTGQVDALVHLLRDTAAGTLLRGLMAASSSDRTVGEAMLDTWLRPRREHAVHHLHRGIADGSLRAGTDVEIVTDALFAPVYHRLVWGHAPLEDDLAERICDLVWSGIAAP from the coding sequence GTGAACACCGTGTCCAGTAAAGCGCAGGCCGTCAGGCCCGGTCGCCCGCGGTCCCAGGAGCGGCGCCTCGCCGTCCTGCACGCCGCCGCCGAGCTCGCGCTCGAGGACGCCGCGGCACCGACGATGGACGCCATCGCCACCCGCGCCGGCGTGTCACGGACCACGCTCTACAAGTGGTGGCCCTCCCCCTCCGCGGTGCTGCTCGAAGGTCTGCTGGAGCACTTCCACGAGAGCATCGAGCTCGACGACGCGCTCCCGGTCCGCGAGGCGCTGACCGGCCAGGTCGACGCGCTCGTCCACCTGCTGCGGGACACCGCCGCCGGCACCCTGCTGCGCGGCCTCATGGCCGCCTCGAGCTCGGACCGCACGGTCGGCGAGGCGATGCTCGACACCTGGCTGCGCCCGCGACGGGAGCACGCCGTGCACCACCTGCACCGCGGCATCGCCGACGGCAGCCTGCGGGCCGGCACCGACGTCGAGATCGTCACCGACGCACTCTTCGCGCCCGTCTACCACCGGCTCGTGTGGGGGCACGCGCCCCTCGAGGACGACCTCGCTGAACGCATCTGCGACCTCGTCTGGTCGGGCATCGCCGCACCCTGA
- the poxB gene encoding ubiquinone-dependent pyruvate dehydrogenase, with product MVTVAKNMVDTLAASGVQRVYGIPGDSLNGFTDALRGSGIDWVHVRHEEAAAFAAGAEAALTGEIAVCVGSCGPGNLHLINGLYDAQRSRVPVLAIAAHIPTSEIGSSYFQETHPQDLFRECSVYVEYAASADQMPRILRTAMQAAVERKGVAVVVIPGDVALAEAVHTTVTAVRAGTPHVVPSDDELARAAQLLGAAKKVTILAGAGAADAHDEVVALADRLGAPVVHTLRSKQFIEHDNPFDVGMTGLLGFASGYRALEACDTLLMLGTDFPYRPFLPEGATVIQVDLRGEHLGRRVPLELGLVGDVKDTVQALLPRLAPRTDRSHLDDSLAHYAKTRTKLDDLATPRKGSQPLHPQYVAKLVDEVASDDAVFIPDVGSPVIWAARYLRMNGRRKLIGSFIHGSMANALPQAVGVASAYPGRQVVALSGDGGIEMLLGELLTLTQNKLPVKVVVFNNSSLNFVELEMKAAGFVTTATDLHNPNLAAIAEAAGLKAFRVERSEDLPGALAEAFAYDGPALLDVVTERQELTIPPSIKLDQAKGFALYALRTLLSGRGDELLDLTRANLRQVL from the coding sequence ATGGTCACCGTCGCCAAGAACATGGTCGACACCCTCGCCGCCAGCGGCGTGCAGCGCGTCTACGGCATCCCCGGCGACTCGCTCAACGGCTTCACCGACGCGCTGCGCGGCTCGGGCATCGACTGGGTGCACGTCCGGCACGAGGAGGCCGCCGCGTTCGCGGCCGGAGCCGAGGCCGCGCTCACCGGCGAGATCGCCGTGTGCGTCGGCAGCTGCGGGCCCGGCAACCTGCACCTGATCAACGGCCTGTACGACGCGCAGCGCTCCCGTGTGCCCGTGCTGGCCATCGCGGCGCACATCCCCACCTCGGAGATCGGCAGCAGCTACTTCCAGGAGACGCACCCGCAGGACCTGTTCCGCGAGTGCTCGGTGTACGTCGAGTACGCTGCGTCCGCCGACCAGATGCCCCGCATCCTGCGCACCGCCATGCAGGCCGCTGTCGAGCGCAAGGGCGTCGCGGTCGTCGTCATCCCCGGTGACGTCGCCCTCGCCGAGGCCGTGCACACCACCGTCACCGCGGTACGCGCCGGCACCCCGCACGTGGTGCCCTCGGACGACGAGCTGGCACGCGCCGCACAGCTGCTCGGCGCGGCGAAGAAGGTGACGATCCTGGCCGGGGCCGGTGCCGCCGACGCGCACGACGAAGTCGTCGCCCTGGCCGACCGGCTCGGCGCCCCCGTGGTGCACACGCTGCGCAGCAAGCAGTTCATCGAGCACGACAACCCGTTCGACGTCGGCATGACCGGCCTGCTGGGGTTCGCCTCCGGCTACCGGGCGCTGGAGGCGTGCGACACGCTGCTCATGCTCGGCACCGACTTCCCGTACCGCCCGTTCCTGCCCGAGGGCGCCACCGTGATCCAGGTCGACCTGCGCGGCGAGCACCTGGGCCGCAGGGTCCCGCTCGAGCTCGGGCTGGTCGGCGACGTGAAGGACACCGTCCAGGCCCTGCTCCCCCGGCTCGCACCCCGCACCGACCGTTCGCACCTGGACGACTCGCTGGCCCACTACGCCAAGACGCGCACCAAGCTCGACGACCTGGCAACCCCGCGCAAGGGGTCCCAGCCGCTGCACCCGCAGTACGTCGCCAAGCTCGTCGACGAGGTCGCCTCGGACGACGCGGTGTTCATCCCCGACGTCGGCTCGCCGGTCATCTGGGCCGCCCGCTACCTGCGGATGAACGGACGCCGCAAGCTCATCGGCTCGTTCATCCACGGGTCGATGGCCAACGCACTGCCGCAGGCCGTCGGAGTCGCCTCGGCGTACCCGGGGCGCCAGGTCGTGGCGCTCTCCGGTGACGGCGGCATCGAGATGCTGCTCGGCGAGCTGCTGACGCTCACCCAGAACAAGCTGCCGGTCAAGGTCGTCGTGTTCAACAACTCCTCGTTGAACTTCGTCGAGCTGGAGATGAAGGCCGCCGGGTTCGTCACGACCGCGACCGACCTGCACAACCCGAACCTGGCGGCGATCGCCGAGGCGGCGGGGCTGAAGGCGTTCCGCGTCGAGCGGTCCGAGGACCTCCCCGGTGCACTGGCCGAGGCGTTCGCGTACGACGGCCCGGCGCTGCTGGACGTGGTGACCGAGCGGCAGGAGCTGACGATCCCGCCGTCGATCAAGCTCGACCAAGCCAAGGGCTTCGCGCTCTACGCCCTGCGCACGCTGCTGTCGGGTCGGGGCGACGAGCTGCTCGACCTCACGCGGGCGAACCTGCGGCAGGTGCTCTGA
- a CDS encoding VOC family protein — protein MAVVWTTAFLDLPPARHAAGVAFWCAVTATTPSATRGDEGQFATLVPAEGDAYLRVQRLGDVPRVHLDLHVEDLDAHTALAERLGATLVLRAGHVVLVSPGGFVFCLVRDRGERTRPAPVTGALGAVAIVDQVCLDVPPDAFEVEGAFWSALTGWALHAGSRPEFAALERPAGIPLRFLLQRLDDPGPRRSVTAHLDLACGGGQAEVAAEHTALGARVVGAGQWWTVMRDPAGASYCLTPRDPTTGTVTPAPAS, from the coding sequence ATGGCCGTCGTCTGGACCACCGCGTTCCTCGACCTCCCGCCTGCGCGGCACGCCGCCGGCGTCGCGTTCTGGTGCGCCGTCACCGCGACGACGCCGTCGGCCACGCGGGGGGACGAGGGGCAGTTCGCGACCCTCGTGCCTGCCGAGGGCGACGCCTACCTGCGCGTGCAGCGACTCGGTGACGTCCCGCGCGTGCACCTCGACCTGCACGTGGAGGACCTCGACGCGCACACCGCGCTCGCCGAGCGGCTCGGTGCGACGCTCGTGCTGCGGGCCGGGCACGTCGTGCTGGTCTCGCCAGGGGGCTTCGTCTTCTGCCTGGTGCGCGACCGGGGCGAGCGGACCCGACCGGCGCCTGTGACCGGTGCGCTCGGGGCCGTGGCGATCGTCGACCAGGTGTGCCTCGACGTGCCGCCGGACGCGTTCGAGGTCGAGGGTGCGTTCTGGTCGGCGCTGACCGGGTGGGCGCTGCACGCCGGGTCGCGACCGGAGTTCGCCGCGCTCGAGCGCCCCGCCGGCATCCCGCTGCGATTCCTGCTGCAGCGGCTCGACGACCCGGGGCCGCGCCGCTCGGTGACGGCCCACCTCGACCTGGCCTGCGGCGGTGGGCAGGCCGAGGTCGCGGCCGAGCACACCGCGCTGGGTGCACGCGTGGTCGGTGCGGGGCAGTGGTGGACCGTGATGCGCGACCCGGCGGGTGCGTCGTACTGCCTGACACCGCGCGACCCCACCACCGGCACGGTCACGCCCGCCCCCGCGTCCTGA
- a CDS encoding glycoside hydrolase family 43 protein produces MLVNPLVLQRADPWVLRHEGRYLFTASHPRYDRIVLRGAERLEDLQDAPEHTVWTKHESGPLSHLIWAPELHRVGGRWYLYFAAAPHDHGTVDAPGANETFAHRVFVLECADEDPLTGTWVERGQLDTGWASFALDATSFVLDDVQYLVWAQQDLAIRGHSNIYIARMEDPTTLGSPAVLLSKPEFDWEIKGFWVNEGPAVLVRDGVVHVTFSGAATGIDYAMGLLTAPVGADLLDAASWTKHPDPVFVSDPSVDVYGPGHNSFTQTEDGETVLIYHARSYEDTIGDPLWDPNRHARAQVLPFVDGHPVWGTPVADGRPTPTTIDVLTPDGRAVEGAEETVSV; encoded by the coding sequence ATGCTGGTCAACCCACTCGTCCTGCAGCGCGCCGACCCCTGGGTGCTGCGCCACGAGGGCCGCTACCTGTTCACCGCCTCGCACCCGCGGTACGACCGCATCGTGCTGCGCGGGGCAGAGCGGCTGGAGGACCTGCAGGACGCCCCGGAGCACACCGTCTGGACGAAGCACGAGTCCGGTCCCCTCTCGCACCTCATCTGGGCGCCCGAGCTGCACCGCGTCGGCGGGCGTTGGTACCTGTACTTCGCCGCCGCGCCGCACGACCACGGCACGGTCGACGCGCCCGGCGCCAACGAGACGTTCGCGCACCGCGTCTTCGTCCTGGAGTGCGCCGACGAGGACCCGCTGACGGGCACCTGGGTCGAGCGCGGTCAGCTCGACACGGGCTGGGCGTCCTTCGCGCTCGACGCGACGAGCTTCGTGCTCGACGACGTGCAGTACCTGGTCTGGGCGCAGCAGGACCTGGCGATCCGCGGGCACTCGAACATCTACATCGCCCGCATGGAGGACCCGACGACGCTCGGCTCCCCCGCCGTGCTGCTCTCGAAGCCGGAGTTCGACTGGGAGATCAAGGGCTTCTGGGTCAACGAGGGCCCGGCCGTCCTGGTCCGCGACGGCGTCGTGCACGTGACGTTCTCGGGCGCGGCGACGGGCATCGACTACGCCATGGGCCTGCTCACCGCGCCGGTCGGCGCCGACCTGCTCGACGCCGCGTCCTGGACCAAGCACCCCGACCCGGTGTTCGTCTCCGACCCCTCGGTCGACGTGTACGGCCCCGGCCACAACTCGTTCACGCAGACCGAGGACGGCGAGACGGTGCTCATCTACCACGCCCGCTCGTACGAGGACACGATCGGCGACCCGCTGTGGGACCCGAACCGGCACGCGCGCGCCCAGGTGCTGCCGTTCGTCGACGGCCACCCCGTGTGGGGGACGCCCGTCGCCGACGGCCGCCCGACGCCCACGACGATCGACGTGCTCACGCCCGACGGCCGCGCGGTCGAGGGCGCCGAGGAGACCGTGAGCGTCTGA
- a CDS encoding VOC family protein, with translation MPDRITPKQFHEADGVDDWRVIGEGACTVFRTGTLAVGAQLAEAISALPALDAHHPDLDLRHDGVTVRLITVGPDGPGLSTRDLALAREISAVARTLEIPADPSGVQTVQVAVDALDIPAVLPFWRAVLGYDVRGGTDLLDPRGRGAPFWFQQMDAPRPQRNRIHIDVYVPHDQAQARIAAALAAGGRLVTEEWAPEWWTLSDPEGNEVDIATTHTRG, from the coding sequence ATGCCGGACCGGATCACCCCGAAGCAGTTCCACGAGGCCGACGGCGTCGACGACTGGCGGGTCATCGGCGAGGGCGCCTGCACGGTCTTCCGCACCGGCACCCTCGCGGTCGGCGCCCAGCTCGCGGAGGCGATCAGTGCGCTGCCCGCCCTTGACGCGCACCATCCCGACCTGGACCTGCGGCACGACGGCGTCACCGTGCGACTCATCACGGTCGGCCCCGACGGGCCCGGGCTCAGCACGCGTGACCTCGCGCTCGCCCGGGAGATCTCCGCGGTGGCCCGCACGCTGGAGATCCCTGCCGACCCCAGCGGCGTGCAGACCGTGCAGGTCGCCGTCGACGCGCTCGACATCCCGGCGGTGCTGCCGTTCTGGCGCGCGGTGCTCGGCTACGACGTGCGCGGCGGCACGGACCTGCTCGACCCCCGGGGTCGCGGTGCACCGTTCTGGTTCCAGCAGATGGACGCCCCGCGCCCGCAGCGCAACCGCATCCACATCGACGTGTACGTCCCGCACGACCAGGCGCAGGCGCGCATCGCGGCCGCGCTCGCCGCGGGCGGACGCCTGGTCACCGAGGAGTGGGCCCCCGAGTGGTGGACGCTGTCCGACCCGGAGGGCAACGAGGTCGACATCGCCACGACCCACACGCGCGGCTGA